From one Candidatus Eisenbacteria bacterium genomic stretch:
- a CDS encoding biotin--[acetyl-CoA-carboxylase] ligase → MKKEDPATSFAAAVKALLTTDSFGRELIYLPETTSTNQIAAEYAERGHAEGMVIAAGSQTEGRGRFQRVWYSPPDDNLYFSLILRPSKPPSVIPQLSLMAGIAVARAIQSVTPGLPVGTKWPNDVLIGERKVCGILCELRTDADIIRHVILGAGVNVNIEQGGFPPELEKTATSLKIAAGRSVPRPRLLATILAEMEWMYDQWRNLGFDSLLDEWRKVSILGGRRVTVVTMNQRIRGSVDGLAPSGALLLRGDDGGIQEIHSGDVHLEDWKDS, encoded by the coding sequence ATGAAAAAGGAAGATCCCGCCACATCATTTGCCGCCGCCGTCAAGGCGTTGCTGACGACAGACAGTTTTGGACGCGAACTTATCTACCTTCCCGAAACAACTTCAACAAACCAGATCGCCGCGGAATATGCCGAACGGGGCCATGCGGAAGGAATGGTCATCGCCGCCGGAAGCCAGACAGAGGGACGCGGGCGGTTCCAGCGAGTGTGGTATTCGCCGCCTGATGATAATCTCTATTTTTCTCTGATCCTCAGGCCGTCCAAACCTCCGAGCGTCATCCCGCAGCTCTCCTTGATGGCCGGCATCGCCGTGGCCCGGGCGATCCAAAGTGTAACGCCCGGTCTGCCCGTGGGGACAAAGTGGCCCAATGATGTCCTGATCGGTGAGCGAAAGGTCTGCGGGATTCTCTGTGAACTGCGAACCGATGCTGATATTATCCGCCATGTGATATTGGGCGCCGGTGTGAATGTCAATATTGAGCAGGGAGGCTTTCCGCCGGAGCTTGAGAAGACGGCGACATCCCTGAAGATCGCCGCTGGAAGATCTGTGCCGCGCCCCCGGTTGCTGGCGACGATCCTCGCTGAAATGGAATGGATGTACGATCAATGGCGGAACCTGGGCTTTGATTCGCTGTTGGATGAATGGCGAAAGGTTAGTATTCTCGGTGGACGCAGAGTGACGGTCGTCACCATGAACCAGCGGATTCGGGGAAGCGTCGACGGCCTGGCGCCCTCGGGCGCCCTGCTTCTGCGGGGTGATGATGGAGGGATTCAAGAGATCCATTCCGGGGATGTCCATCTTGAGGATTGGAAGGATAGTTAG
- a CDS encoding serpin family protein — MNCIRTIQAIFLALLLPALTVAESAASGRDKSDPMAVVDGNTAFAFRLYSELRSGEDNLFFSPFSISTALAMVYGGARGETAAQMAAVMSFSKDQKSFHKNFAGLGEMLDRVQKVGKVKLSTANAIWAQQDYPFLKDYVKLTEEFYKAGLRREDFRTAAEAARGRINRWVEEQTADKIKNLIGPGILMPDTKMVLVNAIYFKGDWKEQFKKDQTKDEPFRPLSGDPIDVPMMKQTRHFAYTGTDDLQILELPYAGEDLSMIILLPKEDAGLPGLEAALTPELLSEGIAKLAPITVALSFPRFSMTTEFGLAKKLAAMGMPDAFSDRADFSGMSARGDLFIDAVLHKAFVDVNEEGTEAAAATAVTMRMATAMPERPIIFRADHPFIFMIREKGSGSILFMGRFMKPGP; from the coding sequence ATGAACTGCATTCGCACGATCCAGGCCATTTTTCTCGCCCTGCTGCTGCCGGCGCTTACCGTCGCCGAAAGCGCGGCCTCCGGCCGGGATAAGTCCGACCCCATGGCTGTCGTCGACGGGAATACCGCCTTTGCCTTCCGGCTTTACTCGGAGCTGAGGAGCGGTGAAGACAATCTCTTCTTCTCACCCTTCAGCATATCGACGGCGTTGGCCATGGTCTATGGCGGGGCGCGGGGAGAGACGGCGGCCCAGATGGCCGCGGTGATGAGCTTTTCGAAAGACCAAAAGAGCTTTCACAAAAATTTCGCCGGTCTGGGGGAGATGCTCGACCGTGTGCAGAAGGTAGGCAAAGTCAAACTCTCGACGGCCAATGCCATCTGGGCTCAGCAAGACTATCCATTTCTGAAAGATTACGTGAAGCTCACCGAGGAGTTTTACAAGGCCGGATTGCGGCGCGAGGATTTCAGGACCGCCGCGGAGGCGGCGCGGGGACGAATCAATCGCTGGGTGGAGGAACAAACAGCCGATAAGATCAAAAATCTGATTGGGCCCGGTATCCTGATGCCCGACACAAAAATGGTTCTGGTCAACGCGATCTACTTCAAGGGAGATTGGAAAGAGCAGTTCAAAAAGGACCAGACAAAGGATGAGCCGTTCCGGCCCCTGTCCGGCGACCCGATCGATGTCCCCATGATGAAGCAAACGCGACACTTTGCTTACACCGGCACCGATGATCTGCAGATCCTCGAGCTTCCCTACGCCGGCGAGGATCTCTCCATGATCATCCTTCTGCCCAAAGAGGATGCCGGCCTCCCCGGCCTGGAGGCGGCGCTGACGCCGGAGCTGCTTTCAGAGGGCATCGCCAAGCTCGCGCCGATCACTGTCGCCCTCTCCTTCCCCCGCTTTTCCATGACAACCGAGTTTGGTCTGGCCAAGAAGCTGGCCGCCATGGGGATGCCCGATGCTTTCAGCGACAGGGCCGATTTCTCGGGGATGAGTGCAAGAGGCGATCTCTTCATCGATGCTGTCCTTCACAAAGCCTTCGTCGATGTGAATGAAGAGGGGACGGAGGCCGCGGCCGCCACCGCGGTGACGATGAGGATGGCGACGGCGATGCCGGAGCGACCGATCATCTTCCGGGCCGATCATCCCTTCATCTTCATGATCCGGGAGAAGGGATCCGGATCGATTCTCTTCATGGGGCGGTTCATGAAACCCGGGCCATAA
- a CDS encoding 4Fe-4S dicluster domain-containing protein, producing the protein MNPVERARIIIWIRRIVQAASLTFFILLMIAAHTPEEGEQASGLLKFFFNIDPLVLIGTWLSTQKLTHLSLLALATVGVTFVLGRVFCGWICPFGVLHNIVTWFRNRRRKGRPRFEVYSRWQRAKYALLFGLLISALFGAHWIGVFDPASMFYRSMTTTVFPSVQHVVDEGATLVYQTDPHVGSFHFTSITEPIYGFFRDHVFHGQHHIYTGSLLLVLLFLAAILLNLVRPRFWCRYVCPLGGLLGLIARRSMLRLRGTDVTCVNCGLCTMSCPAAAQPEQVEKWLPHECFGCWNCVASCKRGGLHFQFEWPWKKVGAGSLDISKRLTLSALAAGFVGFLAMRLTPQSRERSYNPKLIRPPGALDENEFLERCIQCGACIKACPTNVLQPALSEAGVEGVWTPVLIPQLGYCEYKCNLCGQVCPTGAIQPLPLAEKQKVKMGLASFDTTRCLPYAYDRQCIVCEEHCPIPTKAIYFHEKEIVRRDGSLMIVKQPRVDPELCTGCGICETKCVFRDRAAIRVTSANETRHPGNRPMLPGGERFDLGIPEGEEGGPSGVEVDPYGGANPYE; encoded by the coding sequence GTGAATCCGGTCGAACGAGCGCGGATTATCATTTGGATCCGGCGGATAGTCCAGGCGGCGTCGCTCACCTTCTTTATCCTCCTCATGATCGCCGCACATACGCCGGAGGAAGGGGAGCAGGCGAGCGGGCTCCTTAAATTCTTCTTCAATATTGATCCCCTTGTTCTCATCGGGACCTGGCTCTCGACGCAGAAACTGACCCATCTATCGCTGCTGGCTCTCGCCACGGTCGGTGTGACCTTTGTTCTGGGCCGTGTTTTTTGCGGATGGATCTGCCCGTTCGGTGTCTTACACAATATCGTCACCTGGTTCCGCAACCGCAGGCGGAAGGGCCGCCCGCGCTTTGAGGTCTATTCGCGCTGGCAGCGCGCGAAATACGCTCTGCTCTTCGGGCTTCTGATCAGCGCCCTCTTCGGCGCCCACTGGATCGGCGTTTTCGATCCCGCCTCGATGTTCTACCGCAGTATGACAACGACGGTCTTTCCTTCCGTGCAGCATGTCGTTGATGAGGGGGCGACCCTCGTTTACCAAACCGATCCCCATGTCGGGTCGTTTCATTTCACCTCGATCACCGAGCCGATTTACGGCTTCTTCCGCGATCATGTCTTCCACGGCCAGCACCACATTTACACGGGGAGCCTGCTGCTGGTTTTGCTCTTTCTCGCCGCGATCCTGTTGAATCTCGTGCGACCGCGCTTCTGGTGCCGTTATGTCTGTCCCCTCGGCGGTTTGCTCGGCCTCATCGCGCGCCGCTCGATGCTGCGTCTTCGGGGCACCGATGTCACGTGTGTCAATTGCGGCCTCTGCACGATGAGCTGTCCGGCGGCGGCGCAACCGGAACAGGTCGAAAAGTGGCTGCCCCATGAGTGTTTCGGCTGTTGGAATTGTGTCGCTTCCTGCAAACGGGGCGGTTTGCACTTTCAATTTGAATGGCCCTGGAAAAAGGTCGGGGCCGGTTCCCTCGATATTTCCAAGCGCCTGACCCTCTCGGCCCTGGCGGCCGGTTTCGTTGGATTTCTCGCGATGCGATTGACACCGCAGTCCCGGGAGCGATCGTACAATCCCAAGCTGATCCGCCCGCCGGGAGCGCTGGATGAGAACGAGTTTCTCGAGCGATGTATCCAATGCGGCGCCTGCATCAAGGCCTGTCCGACGAATGTGCTTCAACCGGCTCTTTCCGAAGCCGGAGTGGAGGGGGTTTGGACCCCTGTCCTGATTCCCCAACTCGGCTATTGCGAATATAAATGCAACCTCTGCGGACAGGTCTGCCCGACGGGCGCCATCCAGCCGCTGCCGCTCGCCGAGAAGCAAAAGGTCAAAATGGGATTGGCCAGCTTCGATACGACGCGCTGCCTGCCCTATGCCTATGACCGCCAGTGCATTGTCTGTGAGGAGCATTGCCCCATTCCGACCAAGGCGATCTACTTTCATGAAAAGGAAATTGTGCGGCGTGACGGATCCTTAATGATCGTGAAGCAACCGCGGGTCGATCCTGAGCTATGCACAGGATGCGGGATTTGTGAAACAAAGTGCGTTTTCCGCGACCGAGCGGCGATCCGCGTGACCAGCGCCAATGAAACCCGGCACCCCGGCAACCGGCCGATGCTGCCGGGCGGCGAGCGTTTCGATCTTGGGATCCCGGAAGGGGAAGAGGGCGGCCCCAGCGGCGTTGAGGTTGATCCTTACGGCGGGGCAAACCCCTATGAGTAG
- a CDS encoding DUF362 domain-containing protein: MAQTRRDFLKKAAIVGGALAVHPMDAWAAETLSADMSIARWSGADLSDEGVPAMAAALTKQAIEAIGGMGRFVSKGDKVWIKPNMGWNRAPELAATTNPDVVGALTRLCLEAGAKEVKVGDNTCHKSTQCYRSSGIEKAVEAAGGKTVYLDENRFREVNLNGKRLDKWALYSEILSSDLVINVPIVKHHGLSRATLCMKNYMGIVGGQRNAWHQDIPTCLCDITAYMKPRLCVLDAVRILTAHGPQGGNLEDVKRVNTVAAGIDIIALDAFGAELLGHKPDQIEAVKAGFEAGLGQIDYHKVALKELSVS; encoded by the coding sequence ATGGCGCAAACACGTCGGGATTTCCTGAAAAAGGCGGCCATCGTCGGTGGCGCGCTCGCTGTTCATCCCATGGATGCCTGGGCGGCGGAAACCCTTTCCGCCGATATGTCGATCGCCCGCTGGAGCGGCGCCGATCTTTCCGATGAGGGTGTGCCCGCCATGGCCGCCGCACTGACCAAGCAAGCGATTGAGGCGATCGGCGGTATGGGCCGCTTTGTCTCCAAGGGCGACAAAGTTTGGATCAAACCGAATATGGGATGGAACAGGGCTCCGGAGCTGGCGGCGACGACCAATCCCGATGTTGTCGGCGCCCTGACGCGCCTCTGTTTGGAGGCCGGCGCCAAGGAAGTCAAGGTGGGGGACAACACCTGCCACAAGTCCACGCAATGTTATCGCAGCAGCGGGATCGAAAAGGCGGTTGAGGCCGCCGGCGGCAAGACGGTTTATCTCGACGAGAACCGCTTTCGGGAAGTGAATCTGAACGGCAAGCGATTGGATAAGTGGGCGCTCTATTCCGAGATTCTCAGCTCCGATCTGGTCATTAATGTTCCTATTGTTAAACACCATGGCCTCTCCCGCGCGACCCTCTGTATGAAAAACTATATGGGGATCGTCGGCGGGCAGCGGAACGCCTGGCATCAGGACATCCCGACCTGCCTCTGCGATATCACCGCCTATATGAAGCCGCGCCTCTGCGTTCTCGATGCCGTTCGCATTCTCACCGCGCACGGGCCGCAGGGGGGGAATCTGGAGGATGTGAAACGGGTCAATACCGTCGCGGCGGGAATTGATATTATCGCCTTGGACGCCTTCGGCGCCGAGCTGCTGGGTCACAAACCGGATCAAATTGAAGCGGTCAAAGCCGGGTTTGAGGCCGGTCTGGGCCAGATCGATTATCATAAGGTTGCTCTGAAGGAGCTCTCCGTCTCGTGA
- a CDS encoding HEAT repeat domain-containing protein — protein sequence MSTLKMNGSSWAALILLIALAVSMSPVASHAERADEVSADAVYKEARELLARDSFREAAERFREISNSYNDSKYTADALYWEAFSLYRLGRLNELKEAMGVLERQIGLYPEAKTRGDALELATRIRGELARRGDADAAEKLAEQVMQLEEREARALTAERNGREGEKDKVDETKLAALQALINMDSDRALPILKKIMQKRDKDSERLRVEALFLIAQHKNDETEELLLDIIQNDPSLEVRKHAVFWLSEIPGEKSLNTLIDILNKSDQSALQEEALFALSNKKGERAREVLKSLALNEKASEEIREQAIFWLGQRRGEATTVFLKQLYSSLKEESLKENVLYALSESKDSDVGKWLFDVALNESESIELRKQALFWAGQSKQATLPELERLYKTMTNAEMREQILFVLSQMNNEDSVTMLMEIAKTEQDSELRRQAIFWLGQSKDPRAIDVLEKILTE from the coding sequence ATGTCCACACTCAAAATGAATGGCTCCAGCTGGGCCGCTCTGATTCTGTTGATAGCGCTCGCCGTGTCGATGAGTCCGGTGGCTTCACACGCAGAAAGGGCGGATGAAGTTTCTGCGGATGCCGTGTACAAGGAGGCCCGCGAACTCCTGGCCAGGGATTCGTTCCGGGAGGCCGCCGAGCGTTTCCGAGAGATCTCCAACTCATACAATGATTCAAAATATACGGCGGATGCCCTCTACTGGGAGGCGTTCTCCCTCTATCGGCTGGGGCGGCTCAATGAATTGAAAGAGGCCATGGGCGTTCTTGAGAGGCAAATCGGCCTCTATCCCGAAGCAAAAACCAGAGGTGACGCGTTGGAACTGGCGACCCGTATACGCGGCGAGTTGGCGCGCCGCGGCGATGCGGATGCCGCCGAGAAGCTGGCCGAACAAGTCATGCAGTTGGAGGAACGTGAGGCCCGGGCTCTCACTGCGGAGCGGAACGGGAGGGAGGGTGAAAAAGATAAGGTCGATGAAACAAAACTGGCCGCCCTGCAGGCTTTGATAAATATGGATTCAGATCGGGCCTTGCCGATCTTGAAAAAGATTATGCAGAAACGCGACAAGGACAGCGAAAGACTCCGCGTGGAAGCGCTCTTCCTCATTGCTCAGCATAAGAATGATGAGACGGAAGAACTGCTTCTGGATATTATACAAAATGATCCCAGTCTTGAGGTTCGGAAGCATGCCGTTTTTTGGCTCTCTGAAATCCCCGGCGAGAAATCATTGAATACTCTTATAGATATTCTGAATAAATCGGATCAGTCCGCGCTTCAAGAGGAGGCGCTTTTTGCCTTGTCGAACAAAAAGGGGGAGCGCGCCCGGGAGGTGCTGAAGAGTTTGGCGCTCAATGAAAAGGCCTCGGAAGAAATTCGTGAGCAGGCCATCTTCTGGCTGGGCCAGCGAAGAGGCGAAGCGACAACGGTATTCCTCAAACAGCTCTACTCAAGCCTGAAAGAGGAGTCTCTCAAGGAAAACGTTCTCTATGCCCTTTCTGAGTCGAAGGACAGTGATGTTGGGAAGTGGCTGTTCGACGTAGCCTTGAACGAGTCGGAGTCGATCGAACTGCGGAAGCAGGCCCTTTTCTGGGCGGGCCAATCAAAGCAGGCGACCCTGCCGGAATTGGAGAGACTCTACAAAACGATGACCAATGCCGAGATGAGGGAGCAGATCCTCTTTGTGCTGTCACAGATGAACAATGAAGATTCCGTCACGATGCTCATGGAGATCGCAAAAACAGAGCAAGATTCCGAGCTGCGCCGGCAGGCCATATTTTGGCTTGGCCAGTCCAAGGATCCTCGGGCAATTGATGTTTTGGAAAAGATTCTAACCGAGTGA
- a CDS encoding class I SAM-dependent methyltransferase has translation MESLYKSPKYYEMAFSFRDIPREVDLFEEAIKRYASIPVARVLEIGCGPAPHAEELASRGYEYLGLDLSREMIDYVMEKSKKGEGSARGSIKGFIADMIDFDLDEPVDFAFIPLGSLFAKHTADLKSHFNAMGRALKKGGLYLLDWCVEFDAIGGNNQEWEMEAEGIHIKTSYATRILNRVEQVFEETIILDVDDHGAHREIQDLSIRRAIFPQEFLLFIAGHPAFDFIGWWNNWDLANPLGGGGTISRPVIILKRV, from the coding sequence ATGGAGTCATTGTATAAGAGTCCGAAATATTATGAGATGGCCTTCTCATTCCGCGATATTCCCAGAGAGGTCGACCTCTTTGAAGAAGCTATCAAGCGCTATGCTTCCATACCCGTCGCCCGCGTGCTTGAAATCGGATGCGGCCCCGCCCCCCATGCCGAGGAATTGGCGTCACGGGGATACGAATATCTCGGCCTCGATCTCAGCCGTGAAATGATCGATTATGTCATGGAGAAATCCAAGAAGGGCGAGGGCTCGGCAAGGGGTTCGATAAAGGGGTTCATCGCCGACATGATCGATTTCGATCTCGATGAGCCGGTGGATTTCGCCTTCATTCCGCTTGGATCGCTCTTTGCGAAGCATACCGCCGATCTGAAATCCCATTTCAATGCCATGGGCCGGGCGTTGAAGAAGGGCGGCCTCTATCTGCTCGATTGGTGCGTGGAGTTTGATGCGATCGGCGGCAACAACCAGGAATGGGAGATGGAGGCGGAAGGCATCCACATAAAGACGAGCTATGCCACCCGGATCCTCAACCGGGTTGAGCAGGTCTTTGAAGAGACCATCATTCTCGATGTTGATGATCACGGCGCGCACCGGGAGATTCAGGATCTGTCGATCAGACGGGCCATTTTCCCCCAGGAGTTCCTGCTTTTCATCGCCGGCCATCCCGCTTTCGATTTCATCGGCTGGTGGAACAATTGGGATCTGGCCAATCCCCTGGGCGGCGGCGGAACGATCAGCCGACCGGTCATTATCCTAAAGCGTGTATAG